Proteins encoded in a region of the Planococcus citri chromosome 1, ihPlaCitr1.1, whole genome shotgun sequence genome:
- the LOC135842993 gene encoding uncharacterized protein LOC135842993 — translation MDAFCIEDSTIYLFDKEKYNLVKTEENLLMCSYNEVKGFHSKEFAFKAIGRGEEENDVMDYEFHGGIATPYANHTGLLNKVHVITLEQLEMLKGKDFCTSKKNSDFLRFMCENIAQKNQIADYSEIQVDNACQQNIKTFIYSRAKRKNVNISPNQELLLCNYIRDNVTFASRALGRGKKENDVMEYTMAGDVAQPQVNRPGLLSEIHVLTLQQYKLLAGEEFCTTRKNDAEALKNLCVKVADANDYETYVKNELNATCWKSILTLFSEDEKQLVQIEENLLHCIYIKEIKPETESGEVVFKHFASKALGKGKGNNDVMEYDSSYSNYSYLMTRVTPFSNRVDFLIDKQVKEFHLIKSLL, via the exons ATGGATGCGTTTTGCATCGAGGACAGTACGATATATTTATTCGATAAGGAAAAATATAATCTCGTTAAAACTGAAGAAAACCTACTCATGTGCTCGTATAATGAAGTTAAAGGTTTCCATTCGAAAGAATTTGCATTTAAGGCTATAGGtagaggagaagaagaaaacgACGTTATGGATTACGAATTCCACGGTGGTATTGCTACACCTTACGCCAATCATACTGGACTATTGAATAAAGTACACGTTATTACATTGGAACAACTTGAGATGCTGAAAGG AAAAGATTTCTGCACCTCGAAGAAGAAcagcgattttttgagatttatgTGCGAAAACATAGCGCAGAAAAATCAGATCGCGGATTACTCAGAAATCCAGGTGGACAACGCGTgtcaacaaaatattaaaacattCATATATTCCAGAGCAAAACGTAAAAACGTCAATATTAGTCCTAATCAAGAGTTACTCTTGTGCAATTATATTCGTGACAACGTAACATTTGCATCCAGGGCTCTGGGTAgaggaaaaaaggaaaatgacgTCATGGAATATACAATGGCTGGTGATGTTGCTCAACCTCAGGTCAATCGACCTGGTTTGTTGAGTGAAATTCACGTTTTGACGTTACAGCAATACAAGTTACTTGCGGG GGAAGAATTCTGCACTACAAGAAAGAATGATGCTGAGGCGTTGAAAAACCTATGCGTGAAAGTAGCAGATGCGAATGACTACGAAACGTACGTGAAGAATGAGTTGAATGCAACATGTTGGAAATCTATTTTGACACTATTTTCTGAGGATGAGAAACAATTGGTACAGATCGAAGAAAATTTACTCCATTGTATATATATAAAAGAAATCAAACCAGAAACAGAAAGTGGCGAGGTAGTTTTTAAGCATTTTGCATCGAAGGCTTTGGGCAAAGGAAAAGGAAATAACGATGTAATGGAGTACGATTCGTCGTACTCCAATTACTCGTATCTAATGACGCGCGTGACGCCTTTTTCTAATCGAGTAGATTTTCTCATAGATAAACAAGTTAAGGAGTTTCATTTAATAAAATCTTTACTTTAG
- the LOC135839812 gene encoding uncharacterized protein LOC135839812: protein MLTNNAFLFLFSIIITLYCLITSSKATEVFAWEDYQLMKGEEFCKTRKDDGFFLENMCHQIADENYLKDYQPKSMAASCDQKCTISIIHVGLYEFKKITEDLLVCRYNRIEGGEDTTTPFAVRALGTGKEKNDVMEYYYNDGIAKPHVNRPWFLYKIDVLILEQYNELLEGDDFCSTKDNADFMKYLCVKIAEKTSFKHLVVIKMDASCHKTKISMYSRDQRKTVVIEGKLLRCHYGKDIDSVPLVSRALGRGKAKSDVMEYSFKDDLAVPRVNRPNLLNEIHVLTLEEHESLKGADFCTTRKLQSHGFINICISIAYANSISNYKEELLNMTCSKTSISIFSEKENKFVEIEENLLHCEYKRFNTEGGIDWFASKVLGRGRGKDDVMDYDYSYLEAKPIATPFSNRRDFLLI, encoded by the exons ATGTTAACCAACaacgcatttttatttttgttctcaATAATAATAACGCTTTACTGCCTTATAACATCGAGTAAAGCAACGGAGGTGTTCGCATGGGAAGATTATCAACTAATGAAGGG cgaAGAATTTTGCAAGACAAGAAAGgacgatggtttttttttagaaaacatgtGTCACCAGATAGCGGacgaaaattatttgaaagatTACCAGCCCAAGTCTATGGCAGCGTCCTGTGATCAGAAATGcacaatttcaataattcacgTCGGATTGTACGAGTTTAAAAAGATAACGGAAGATTTACTCGTATGCCGATATAACCGTATCGAGGGAGGGGAAGACACTACGACACCATTTGCAGTAAGAGCTTTAGGTacaggaaaagaaaaaaacgatgtGATGGAGTATTATTACAACGACGGTATCGCTAAACCTCATGTCAATCGACCTTGGTTTTTGTACAAGATAGACGTCTTGATATTAGAACAATATAACGAACTACTCGAAGG AGATGATTTCTGCAGCACAAAAGATAACGCCGATTTTATGAAATACCTGTGCgtaaaaatagcagaaaaaactAGCTTCAAACATCTCGTCGTAATCAAAATGGACGCTTCCTGTCACAAAACCAAGATATCCATGTATTCGAGAGATCAACGCAAAACCGTGGTTATTGAAGGGAAGTTACTGCGATGCCATTATGGCAAAGACATTGACAGCGTACCACTAGTATCCAGAGCTCTGGGCAGAGGAAAAGCGAAATCCGATGTGATGGAATATTCATTTAAGGATGACCTCGCAGTACCTCGCGTTAATCGACCTAATTTATTGAATGAAATTCACGTTTTGACCTTAGAAGAACATGAATCACTCAAAGG AGCAGATTTCTGCACCACCAGGAAATTGCAAAGCCACGGTTTCATAAATATATGTATAAGTATCGCTTATGCGAATAGTATTTCAAACTACAAGGAAGAATTGTTGAATATGACGTGTTCTAAAACAAGTATAAGCATATTTTCTgagaaagaaaacaaatttgtcgaaattgaagaaaatttactccATTGTGAGTATAAAAGGTTCAACACTGAAGGAGGCATAGACTGGTTCGCATCAAAAGTTTTAGGAAGAGGGAGAGGAAAAGATGATGTAATGGATTATGATTACTCTTACCTGGAAGCTAAACCCATTGCTACACCTTTTTCTAATCGACGAGATTTTCTTCTTATTTAA